One window of Uloborus diversus isolate 005 chromosome 3, Udiv.v.3.1, whole genome shotgun sequence genomic DNA carries:
- the LOC129219332 gene encoding uncharacterized protein LOC129219332: protein MEEDGNDTQNFNEICDQMLENLKHAPLFKKLDPFYFDINDDSFKISQGEITGISSIYRHGDVCISTDQENNPHGSLGFGLKNLKYKGKHQVRCAIWLKGEAKIRLSEIKVKIEFSIRNGSASIESLRIIELGNYKMEELSGFTPVLNRLLKGVLNITANILKASIMKRMEKELVKHGNTAIKKLPLPLSKL from the exons ATGGAAGAAGATG gAAACGATACTCAAAACTTTAATGAAATATGTGATCAAATGCTTGAGAACTTGAAGCATGCGCcgctatttaaaaaactagatcCCTTCTATTTCGATATCAATGATGACAGTTTCAAAATTAGTCAAGGAGAAATCACGGGAATTTCAAGTATTTATAGACATGGGGATGTCTGTATAAGTACGGATCAAGAAAATAATCCTCATGGAAGTTTAGGATTTGGactgaaaaatttaaagtataaagGCAAGCATCAAGTCAGGTGTGCTATATGGCTAAAAg gagAAGCTAAAATCCGTTTGAGTGAAATAAAAGTCAAGATTGAATTTAGTATTAGAAATGGCTCAGCATCCATTGAGTCACTTCGCATAATCGAGTTAGGTAACTATAAAATGGAAGAATTATCAGGATTTACACCAGTACTTAACAGACTTTTGAAAGGCGTACTGAATATAACAGCAAACATATTAAAAGCATCTATAATGAAAAGAATGGAAAAAGAGTTGGTGAAACATGGAAATACCGCAATAAAAAAACTGCCTTTACCTTTGTCTAAATTATGA